A single Halarcobacter anaerophilus DNA region contains:
- a CDS encoding MFS transporter: MNNVENKEVIDPVWGAVWAMSLCAFVLIASEFMPVSLLTPIASDLGITEGHAGQTISISGLFAVATSLFLTTIVGHIDRRTILLFFTILMGVSGVIVAFAPNSIMLMLGRALLGICIGGFWSMSAATVMRLVPKNSVPKALAILNGGNALATTIAAPLGSFLGGIIGWRGAFFCIVPIAIIAFVWQYKRLPELPARHAYGHRPKLSSVFKLLKRWQVTLGMVSIMLFFMALFSLFTYLRPFLEVETKLDVDMVSLALLVLGVSGLIGTILIGYIVKTKLFSLLTIIPFLMMFLVIGFILFGHITAWVFILIALWGLLATSAPVAHWTWVSKTLPNDAEAGGGLMVAVVQLAITLGSALGGLFFDIYGYEITFVFSAVIFAIATMMSSITAFYTLKKIR; the protein is encoded by the coding sequence ATGAATAATGTAGAAAATAAAGAGGTCATAGATCCTGTATGGGGTGCAGTTTGGGCAATGTCCTTATGTGCCTTTGTTTTAATTGCATCAGAATTTATGCCGGTAAGTTTACTTACGCCTATTGCCTCTGATTTGGGTATCACGGAAGGTCATGCAGGACAAACAATTTCAATATCAGGATTGTTTGCCGTAGCTACAAGCCTGTTTTTAACAACGATAGTAGGTCATATTGACAGAAGAACTATTCTACTGTTTTTTACTATCTTAATGGGAGTTTCAGGAGTAATCGTTGCTTTTGCTCCTAATTCCATAATGTTAATGTTAGGAAGAGCACTTTTAGGTATTTGCATAGGCGGTTTTTGGTCTATGTCTGCTGCAACGGTAATGAGACTGGTTCCTAAAAATTCCGTGCCTAAAGCTTTGGCAATACTCAATGGAGGAAATGCCTTGGCTACTACAATCGCAGCACCTCTTGGAAGTTTTTTAGGTGGAATAATAGGTTGGAGAGGTGCATTTTTTTGTATTGTTCCTATTGCAATTATTGCTTTTGTCTGGCAGTATAAAAGACTACCCGAACTTCCGGCAAGACACGCATACGGACATAGACCCAAATTAAGCAGTGTTTTTAAACTATTAAAACGCTGGCAAGTTACTTTGGGAATGGTTTCTATAATGCTGTTTTTTATGGCGTTGTTTTCACTTTTCACATATTTAAGACCTTTTTTGGAAGTTGAAACAAAACTCGATGTGGATATGGTTTCATTGGCTCTTTTAGTCTTAGGAGTCTCGGGACTAATAGGTACAATATTAATAGGTTATATTGTAAAAACAAAACTCTTTAGCCTGTTAACGATTATTCCTTTTCTTATGATGTTTTTAGTAATTGGATTTATACTTTTCGGACATATAACGGCTTGGGTTTTTATACTTATAGCTCTTTGGGGATTACTTGCAACATCAGCCCCTGTTGCCCATTGGACCTGGGTAAGCAAAACCTTGCCCAATGATGCTGAAGCAGGAGGCGGTCTGATGGTTGCCGTAGTTCAGCTTGCTATTACTTTAGGTTCAGCTCTTGGAGGGCTGTTCTTTGATATATACGGATATGAAATTACATTTGTATTTAGTGCCGTAATATTTGCAATAGCAACTATGATGTCAAGTATAACGGCATTTTATACTTTAAAAAAAATAAGATGA
- a CDS encoding iron-containing alcohol dehydrogenase codes for MRDFTYYNPTRIEFGKDKEKQIGNYISEYKIKKVLITYGSDRIKKSGLFDKVTASLTAQGIEYLELGGIQSNPLLSKVHEGIQLAKKEKVDALLAVGGGSVLDSTKGIAAGACYDGDVWDFYTFTATIEKALPVFDIITLAATGSEMNSFAVLTNEKTKQKYYIASPFVFPKVSVINPELQKSVSKEYLVYSAVDVIAHSIEGYFTATYQSEIVCSYIETNIKAAIRTAEILLKDPDNYDARGEFAWAATQALNGSTYTGVEGATSPNHMIEHDISALYNVPHGAGLSVVIPAWMKWYYKQNEEQFKRFAEEVFGLNSAVEGIEALENWFKKIGSPTRLSEFDIKESELEKIAQNVEGNTKYFGLSEKYNKAKVLEILKLAL; via the coding sequence ATGAGAGATTTTACATATTATAATCCAACAAGAATAGAGTTTGGAAAAGATAAAGAGAAGCAAATAGGAAATTATATTTCAGAATATAAAATAAAAAAAGTTTTAATAACATACGGAAGTGACAGAATCAAAAAAAGTGGACTTTTCGACAAAGTTACGGCTAGTTTAACCGCTCAAGGTATAGAATATTTAGAGTTAGGAGGAATTCAAAGTAATCCTCTTTTATCAAAAGTTCATGAAGGTATCCAATTAGCAAAAAAAGAGAAAGTCGATGCACTTTTAGCTGTTGGCGGAGGTTCAGTTTTAGACAGTACAAAAGGAATCGCGGCAGGTGCTTGTTATGACGGAGATGTTTGGGATTTTTATACATTCACTGCAACAATAGAAAAAGCTCTGCCCGTGTTTGATATTATCACCCTTGCAGCAACGGGAAGTGAGATGAACTCTTTTGCGGTTCTTACAAATGAAAAAACAAAACAAAAATATTATATAGCATCACCTTTTGTTTTTCCAAAAGTTTCGGTTATTAATCCCGAACTTCAAAAAAGCGTATCTAAAGAGTATTTGGTATATTCGGCAGTTGATGTTATTGCCCACTCTATAGAAGGATATTTTACTGCAACATATCAATCCGAAATTGTTTGTTCATATATTGAAACAAATATAAAAGCTGCAATAAGAACTGCCGAAATTCTTTTAAAAGATCCTGATAACTACGATGCAAGAGGAGAGTTTGCATGGGCTGCAACACAAGCGCTCAACGGTTCCACTTATACGGGAGTTGAAGGAGCAACTTCACCAAATCATATGATAGAACACGATATCTCTGCTTTATATAACGTTCCTCACGGAGCAGGTTTGTCTGTTGTAATTCCGGCTTGGATGAAATGGTATTATAAACAAAACGAAGAGCAATTTAAAAGATTTGCAGAAGAAGTCTTTGGATTAAATAGTGCCGTTGAAGGTATTGAAGCCTTAGAAAACTGGTTTAAAAAAATAGGCTCACCTACAAGACTTTCAGAGTTTGATATAAAAGAATCAGAATTAGAAAAAATTGCCCAAAATGTAGAAGGAAATACAAAATATTTCGGTCTAAGCGAAAAATACAATAAAGCAAAAGTTTTAGAAATATTAAAATTGGCATTATAA